Proteins encoded by one window of Blautia argi:
- a CDS encoding RNA polymerase sigma factor: MKERKLLKQLQRKNEKALEEIMQKYGAYVTTISKEILAGKGTNEDVEEVVSDVFISLWNTAERIDYEKYTSIKAYIGMIARNKAKDKIRAIKNWNLELYDDVILIDNQAEKLMEQKEQQRIIQKLLQKLKPMDQEIFLLYYYRYFKIEEIALQLNMNPQTIKTRLRRGRETLRHALREEGYTVYENQD; this comes from the coding sequence ATGAAGGAAAGAAAGTTATTAAAACAACTACAGAGAAAGAACGAAAAGGCTTTAGAAGAGATTATGCAGAAATATGGTGCATATGTCACTACGATTTCAAAAGAAATACTTGCGGGGAAAGGTACAAACGAAGATGTGGAAGAAGTAGTATCAGATGTATTTATCTCTTTATGGAATACGGCTGAAAGAATTGATTATGAAAAATACACCAGTATTAAAGCATATATAGGTATGATTGCAAGGAATAAGGCAAAAGATAAAATACGTGCAATTAAAAATTGGAATCTGGAACTTTATGATGATGTGATTTTAATTGATAACCAGGCCGAAAAACTCATGGAGCAAAAGGAACAACAGAGGATTATTCAGAAACTTCTTCAGAAATTAAAGCCGATGGATCAGGAAATCTTTCTTTTATATTATTATAGATATTTTAAAATAGAAGAAATCGCATTACAACTTAATATGAATCCGCAGACCATAAAAACCAGACTTCGAAGAGGCAGGGAAACTTTGCGTCATGCTTTGCGTGAGGAGGGGTATACGGTTTATGAAAATCAAGATTAG
- a CDS encoding DUF4313 domain-containing protein, with amino-acid sequence MNQEYLKGIHSETCGKDAIIFQATENNIISFLKNSLSAERSEIRTLDGKRFLTTIKGKWIDICPDRMYLEEKLKPLLLAVKEGKKNLIPLKQIGAEQLEGYCPPMPDWNYFFWSGYSDEDYDNFRKQEEPKTVFYEAFGEKFPIQLIVKGYSYTGNLEIEMVNWKYRYPSPWATLTVDLHEVCEKDCTYVDTNHHGRKILSWISESGLGEVTGEISRNGYCTYEKVRFYPERLKYYDLEGYRRYEAKYEEIHKTSLKRNN; translated from the coding sequence ATGAACCAAGAGTACTTAAAAGGAATTCACAGTGAGACGTGTGGAAAAGATGCAATTATTTTTCAGGCAACAGAAAATAATATAATCAGCTTCTTAAAGAATAGTCTATCTGCAGAACGTTCAGAAATCAGAACATTGGATGGGAAACGCTTTCTTACAACAATAAAAGGGAAGTGGATTGATATTTGCCCAGATCGAATGTACCTGGAAGAGAAGTTAAAACCATTGCTTCTGGCTGTGAAGGAAGGTAAAAAAAATCTGATACCATTAAAACAAATAGGTGCAGAACAGTTAGAAGGATATTGTCCGCCAATGCCAGACTGGAACTATTTTTTCTGGTCAGGTTATAGTGATGAAGATTATGACAACTTCAGAAAACAGGAAGAACCCAAAACGGTTTTCTATGAAGCTTTTGGAGAAAAATTTCCGATACAGCTAATAGTAAAAGGATATTCCTACACCGGAAATTTAGAAATTGAAATGGTGAACTGGAAATACCGATATCCTTCACCATGGGCAACCCTGACCGTTGATTTGCATGAGGTGTGCGAAAAGGACTGTACCTATGTAGATACGAACCATCATGGAAGAAAAATTTTGTCCTGGATTTCAGAAAGCGGATTAGGAGAAGTGACAGGAGAAATCAGCAGAAATGGATATTGTACTTATGAGAAAGTTCGTTTCTATCCGGAACGATTAAAGTATTATGATCTGGAAGGGTATCGCAGATATGAAGCAAAATATGAAGAAATACACAAAACATCACTGAAAAGAAATAATTAA
- a CDS encoding alpha/beta fold hydrolase, with protein sequence MKRKKKIWIIIKWIIGITIIFILLGIIWNTICKKIDEYKIKEAYGNSVQIDGKSMVVEIAGAEHDGPPIILLPGLGEPSPILEFKPLASELAKKYKVITIEPFGYGLSDGTKRDRTIENIVEELHECVKNLGEEEYYLMGHSISGIYSLYWSQIYPNEIKGIIGIDPSVPKMTSKENNPFPVSVQLLNQISAYTQKIVNITGITRLLSINNPKKVVYADPQYLYSEKEWEVFRILTLDKGYNATVMTEMKNLEKNMDVVEDMKIPREIPILEFVSKENCKTMPQWEQLHRDIIADKENGKVILLEGSHYLHFEQKKAIVERTTQWIDNR encoded by the coding sequence ATGAAGCGAAAGAAAAAAATATGGATCATTATAAAATGGATTATAGGTATTACCATTATATTCATTTTATTGGGAATTATATGGAACACTATATGTAAGAAAATAGATGAATACAAAATAAAAGAGGCGTATGGAAACAGTGTGCAAATAGATGGAAAAAGTATGGTTGTGGAGATTGCCGGAGCGGAACATGACGGTCCTCCGATTATCTTGCTTCCTGGTTTGGGTGAACCGTCGCCTATTTTAGAATTTAAACCTTTAGCAAGTGAATTAGCTAAAAAATACAAGGTGATTACGATTGAGCCATTTGGATATGGATTATCTGATGGAACAAAGCGTGACCGGACGATTGAAAATATCGTAGAAGAACTTCATGAATGTGTAAAAAACTTAGGAGAAGAGGAATACTATCTAATGGGGCATTCCATATCAGGGATATATAGTTTGTATTGGAGCCAGATATATCCAAATGAAATTAAAGGAATTATAGGGATTGATCCATCAGTTCCGAAAATGACAAGTAAAGAAAATAATCCTTTTCCAGTCAGTGTACAGTTGCTCAATCAAATATCTGCGTATACTCAGAAGATAGTCAATATAACGGGAATTACAAGGTTACTTTCTATAAACAATCCAAAGAAAGTTGTGTATGCAGATCCGCAGTACCTATATTCAGAGAAGGAATGGGAAGTTTTCCGCATATTAACGCTGGATAAAGGATATAACGCAACGGTTATGACAGAAATGAAAAATCTTGAAAAAAATATGGATGTAGTGGAGGATATGAAGATTCCAAGAGAAATACCAATATTGGAATTTGTTTCAAAAGAGAATTGCAAGACTATGCCACAGTGGGAACAACTACATAGGGATATTATAGCAGATAAAGAAAATGGAAAAGTAATTTTGCTAGAAGGTTCTCACTATTTACATTTTGAACAGAAGAAGGCAATTGTTGAAAGAACTACACAGTGGATAGATAATAGATAA
- a CDS encoding sensor histidine kinase, translating to MINAIFEIISSFIEIYLFYAIIGLLFPKEVNPPKIKIILQSMVLLCIVLYLNSFVLYSWMPFLVFPTYVGITAATLYKEKYRYTISIALFYSLIIYVIDFFSVTLLSIVYRNPDFAQSVLYSKSVDRLVYISVCKIILLLLYYELYRTHKKINLYFEGYKFWILITICGFSGGIFLAEKTLDQFDLHIAISWVFLIVIIILLIIILGSYMVRKVEKQNYEFAKTRSELLENNYTNLKQAYELNAKMYHDYKHHISAIQSLIYEENIEGLKEYISNLEMVHFNMNDKRWTSDATVNFIINNKISECKKEGIEIKANIDFPIDSNIKTNDMVVILANLLDNAIEACNQIPVPINKSIHLIIRRVNEMLVIKVENPCFQTPKIIDEKFMTNKKNKYEHGWGLISVENTAHKYEGTLRCSYDAKEKTFKTTVNLACQKNGF from the coding sequence ATGATAAATGCTATTTTTGAAATTATTTCAAGTTTTATAGAAATATATTTGTTTTATGCCATAATTGGTTTGCTTTTTCCAAAAGAGGTAAATCCCCCTAAAATTAAAATTATATTACAGAGTATGGTGTTATTATGCATCGTTTTATATTTGAATAGTTTTGTATTATATTCATGGATGCCATTTTTAGTGTTTCCGACATACGTGGGTATTACAGCCGCTACTTTATATAAAGAAAAATATAGATATACTATTTCTATTGCATTATTTTACTCACTTATTATTTATGTTATTGACTTTTTTAGCGTAACACTACTTAGTATAGTATATAGAAATCCTGATTTTGCACAGTCAGTCTTGTATAGTAAAAGTGTAGATAGATTGGTATATATTTCTGTTTGTAAAATCATATTATTGTTACTTTACTATGAACTGTATAGAACCCATAAAAAAATCAATTTATATTTTGAAGGATATAAATTTTGGATTTTAATTACGATTTGTGGATTTAGTGGTGGTATATTTTTGGCAGAAAAAACTTTGGATCAGTTTGATTTACATATAGCCATTTCATGGGTATTCTTAATAGTTATTATTATTTTGCTGATAATTATTTTAGGAAGTTACATGGTGAGAAAAGTAGAAAAGCAAAATTACGAATTTGCAAAAACTAGGAGTGAACTGTTAGAAAATAATTATACAAATTTAAAACAGGCATATGAATTAAATGCAAAAATGTATCATGATTATAAACATCATATCAGTGCAATTCAAAGTCTAATTTACGAAGAAAATATTGAAGGTTTGAAAGAATATATTAGTAATTTAGAAATGGTACATTTCAATATGAATGACAAAAGATGGACGAGTGATGCAACAGTTAATTTTATCATCAATAATAAAATAAGTGAATGTAAGAAAGAGGGAATTGAGATTAAGGCTAATATTGATTTCCCAATTGATTCTAATATAAAAACTAATGATATGGTGGTTATTTTGGCGAATTTGCTTGATAATGCGATAGAAGCATGCAATCAAATTCCAGTTCCAATTAATAAAAGTATCCATTTAATTATCAGGCGTGTTAATGAGATGCTTGTGATTAAGGTTGAAAATCCATGTTTTCAAACACCTAAAATAATTGATGAAAAGTTTATGACAAATAAGAAAAATAAATATGAACATGGGTGGGGGCTAATTAGCGTAGAAAATACAGCACATAAATATGAGGGAACTTTACGATGTTCGTATGATGCAAAGGAGAAGACATTTAAAACAACTGTAAATTTAGCATGTCAAAAAAATGGTTTTTAA
- a CDS encoding single-stranded DNA-binding protein has translation MNKVIMTGYVVKDPEVNEFKRKRRRNKRASKYGLVASFRLSVKRPFKTKDGTKYDYFSCSAFDKSAEFIEEYIEKGDCVGIEGILLNDNYENEDGMTMYRDKINLDKIELLRKRKDEDENDYEDEEEEDYDDDFYDEDDYEDDEDDDYEEEYLEEDDEEEADDEDEEEDGYHRSIRKSSQKKGISDPRRRNSRIKKPSSRKKSEQRKREQPERRNRQSRKSVPERRRNENKKRNLVDEEFERVQESEYNNYGFD, from the coding sequence ATGAATAAAGTAATAATGACCGGATACGTTGTAAAAGATCCGGAAGTAAATGAATTTAAAAGGAAGAGGCGCAGAAACAAAAGGGCATCGAAATACGGATTAGTTGCAAGTTTTCGATTGTCTGTAAAGCGTCCTTTTAAAACAAAAGATGGAACAAAATATGATTATTTTTCCTGCTCTGCATTTGATAAGAGTGCAGAATTTATAGAGGAGTATATTGAAAAAGGAGATTGCGTTGGAATAGAGGGAATCCTTTTAAATGATAATTATGAAAATGAGGATGGAATGACGATGTATAGAGATAAGATAAATCTTGATAAAATCGAATTACTCCGCAAGCGAAAAGACGAAGATGAGAACGATTACGAAGATGAGGAAGAAGAGGATTACGATGACGATTTTTATGATGAGGATGATTATGAGGACGACGAAGATGACGACTATGAGGAGGAATATCTAGAAGAGGATGACGAAGAAGAGGCGGACGACGAAGATGAGGAAGAAGATGGATATCATCGAAGTATAAGGAAAAGCAGTCAGAAAAAAGGAATCTCTGATCCCCGTAGAAGAAATAGCAGGATAAAGAAACCTAGTTCCAGGAAAAAGTCAGAGCAAAGGAAAAGAGAACAGCCGGAAAGGAGAAATCGGCAGTCGAGAAAAAGTGTTCCGGAAAGAAGAAGGAATGAAAATAAAAAAAGAAACCTGGTGGACGAAGAATTTGAGCGTGTACAAGAATCAGAATATAACAATTATGGATTTGACTAA
- the recD2 gene encoding SF1B family DNA helicase RecD2, whose translation MLECRYASSIYYNQENGYTVAVYETEENIPEGKNGIGKRQFVAVGCELPRNEGIGVSLKGQWKESEKYGKQYHVTSFQIQMPTTEEGVKAYLSSGLVKGIGPVIAERVVERFGKNTFYVFEECPERLLEIPGITQKKLEQILDGYYQSENIRQLSIFLSSAGVTPKKIEKIQEHFGHKAVSIIKRDPFRLCEIEGFGFKTVDPIARKVKHFQADNPLRIKAAILYVLKEAEGEGHLYLEVSDILTRAKPLLVRGDKKGSVTERKIRDAGNSLIKDDKELICSYTKIYSKKNYESEQKAVIQLATLSKYPIKRYDVEKWISNLEAKEHIKLAEKQRKGIEMVFQNSISIITGGPGSGKTTLLRFIVMIQEKLNMDSMILLAAPTGRARQRMYEATGYPALTIHKSIGLTGAEGEGAWNAGEMLCDDLIIIDECSMVDMHLFTSLMMKIKTGSRIVFVGDKDQLESVGPGNVFKELIDSRVIPVTVLDQCFRQENPTILENAIKINCGKQNLVYDNSFSFVAAHDDEEAAKKIMKLFDVEWKLQGKNVNAVQVLTPLREDTKVSANALNLKIKDRINPYQRGQQEIKNGNKIFRIQDKVMQTKNEDEISNGDIGIVRKIGKMSGKKYMEVDFGEERVMRYQEGESWNLVHAYAITAHKGQGSEYPVVIIPILSCFRRHTLKRNLYYTAITRAKRKVILVGSKQAFSQAIRAGRSKKRNTLLSYRLKKAFTEVSDKNEAA comes from the coding sequence TTGTTAGAGTGCAGATATGCTTCTTCCATTTATTATAATCAGGAAAACGGATATACTGTGGCAGTATATGAAACAGAGGAGAACATTCCTGAAGGGAAGAATGGAATTGGAAAAAGGCAGTTTGTGGCAGTTGGCTGTGAATTGCCCAGAAACGAAGGGATTGGTGTCTCTTTAAAAGGACAGTGGAAAGAATCAGAGAAATATGGAAAACAGTATCATGTGACATCTTTCCAAATTCAAATGCCGACAACAGAAGAGGGGGTAAAAGCGTACCTTTCTTCAGGATTGGTGAAAGGAATTGGGCCTGTTATCGCAGAAAGGGTTGTAGAACGATTTGGGAAAAATACCTTCTATGTTTTTGAAGAATGCCCGGAACGATTGCTTGAAATTCCTGGAATTACACAAAAAAAACTGGAGCAGATTTTAGATGGCTATTATCAAAGTGAAAATATCCGTCAGCTTTCAATTTTTCTGTCTTCTGCGGGAGTAACACCAAAGAAGATAGAAAAAATCCAGGAACATTTTGGACACAAGGCAGTCAGCATTATTAAAAGGGATCCATTCCGGTTGTGTGAGATAGAAGGGTTTGGATTTAAAACAGTGGACCCGATAGCAAGGAAAGTAAAACATTTTCAGGCAGATAATCCTTTACGAATAAAAGCAGCTATATTATATGTTTTAAAAGAAGCAGAAGGGGAAGGGCATCTCTATTTAGAGGTGTCTGACATTTTAACAAGAGCCAAGCCGCTGTTGGTGCGTGGAGATAAAAAAGGCAGTGTAACAGAACGGAAAATTCGTGATGCTGGCAATTCTCTGATCAAAGATGATAAAGAACTAATCTGTAGTTATACAAAGATTTATTCTAAGAAAAATTATGAGTCAGAACAAAAGGCTGTTATACAACTTGCCACGCTAAGCAAGTATCCGATAAAAAGGTATGATGTAGAGAAATGGATTTCCAATTTGGAAGCCAAAGAACACATAAAATTAGCGGAAAAGCAAAGAAAAGGGATTGAAATGGTTTTTCAAAATTCAATTTCCATTATAACAGGAGGACCTGGAAGTGGGAAAACAACCCTGCTGCGTTTTATTGTTATGATCCAGGAAAAATTGAATATGGATAGTATGATTTTATTGGCAGCACCTACCGGAAGAGCGCGACAGAGAATGTATGAAGCAACGGGGTATCCGGCACTGACGATACATAAAAGTATCGGACTTACAGGAGCAGAAGGTGAAGGAGCATGGAATGCTGGAGAAATGCTTTGCGATGATTTGATCATCATTGATGAGTGCAGCATGGTAGATATGCATCTGTTTACAAGTCTGATGATGAAAATAAAGACCGGAAGTCGGATTGTTTTTGTGGGAGACAAAGACCAGCTGGAATCAGTAGGGCCTGGAAATGTATTTAAAGAACTCATTGACTCCAGAGTCATTCCAGTTACTGTTTTAGATCAATGTTTCCGGCAGGAAAACCCTACTATTTTGGAGAATGCGATAAAAATCAACTGTGGTAAACAAAATTTGGTATATGATAACAGTTTTTCCTTTGTAGCAGCACATGATGATGAAGAAGCCGCAAAAAAGATTATGAAACTTTTTGATGTGGAGTGGAAGTTGCAAGGGAAAAATGTAAATGCAGTGCAGGTATTAACACCTTTAAGGGAGGATACGAAGGTAAGCGCAAATGCTTTGAATCTAAAAATCAAAGACAGAATCAATCCTTACCAGAGAGGACAACAGGAAATCAAAAATGGAAACAAAATTTTTCGTATACAGGATAAAGTGATGCAGACGAAAAATGAAGATGAAATTTCCAACGGAGATATCGGGATTGTACGAAAAATAGGAAAGATGAGCGGTAAGAAATATATGGAAGTAGATTTTGGAGAAGAGCGGGTTATGCGATATCAGGAAGGAGAATCTTGGAACCTTGTTCATGCGTATGCAATTACTGCACATAAGGGACAAGGCTCCGAGTATCCGGTAGTCATCATTCCGATTTTGTCATGTTTTCGGCGGCATACCTTAAAGCGAAATCTATATTACACCGCAATTACAAGGGCAAAAAGAAAAGTCATTCTTGTGGGAAGCAAACAGGCATTTTCCCAGGCAATACGGGCGGGAAGATCCAAAAAAAGAAATACGTTGTTATCTTATCGGTTAAAAAAAGCATTTACGGAGGTTTCGGATAAGAATGAAGCGGCATAA
- a CDS encoding tyrosine-type recombinase/integrase: protein MNYKDQVKKYLEYCEYRKELDWNTLKAYRIDLRQFFEFAQEDVPEKSKIEGYIVELHKKYKQKTIKRKIASIKAYYNYLEECEIIDDNPFRKIKVKFKETTILPKIIPREEIESLLNYMYSHEHRNSNEKMYKYWLRDISVIETLFATGARVYEVSNIKIDCINLNTGLIKIMGKGGKERYIQIASAEILNILKKYYKHNSEAIKKSGFFFVNSRGNRYTEYSIRLMLKKYTKLAGIERNITPHMFRHSFATYLIEEGVDVSCVQQILGHSSIKTTQIYIHIAAKKQAEILREMHPRKYMNILRVA from the coding sequence ATGAATTATAAAGATCAAGTAAAGAAGTATCTTGAATATTGCGAATATAGGAAAGAATTGGATTGGAATACGCTGAAGGCATACAGAATTGATTTAAGACAGTTTTTTGAGTTTGCACAGGAAGATGTCCCAGAAAAAAGCAAAATAGAAGGCTATATAGTGGAATTACATAAAAAATACAAGCAGAAAACAATAAAACGTAAAATTGCATCCATCAAAGCATATTATAATTATTTGGAAGAGTGCGAAATTATCGATGATAATCCGTTTAGAAAAATCAAAGTAAAATTCAAGGAAACGACAATTTTACCTAAAATAATCCCGCGTGAAGAAATTGAATCTCTCTTGAACTATATGTATTCGCATGAGCATAGAAATAGTAATGAAAAGATGTACAAATACTGGCTGAGAGATATATCTGTAATAGAAACTTTGTTTGCCACAGGAGCCAGAGTGTATGAAGTATCAAATATAAAAATAGACTGTATAAATTTGAATACAGGTCTAATCAAGATCATGGGAAAAGGCGGTAAGGAAAGATATATTCAGATTGCTTCCGCTGAGATTTTGAATATTCTAAAAAAATATTACAAACATAATTCAGAAGCAATTAAGAAAAGTGGATTTTTCTTTGTAAACAGCCGGGGGAATAGATATACGGAGTATTCCATTAGGTTAATGCTCAAAAAGTATACAAAATTAGCAGGTATTGAAAGAAACATAACTCCCCATATGTTCCGTCATTCATTTGCTACATATCTCATAGAAGAAGGCGTTGATGTTAGTTGTGTACAACAAATTCTAGGACATAGTTCAATAAAAACTACTCAGATATATATTCATATTGCAGCAAAAAAGCAGGCTGAGATTTTAAGAGAGATGCATCCCAGAAAATACATGAATATACTTAGAGTAGCATAA
- a CDS encoding DUF6973 domain-containing protein: MRKIKRIAIMLCSVMLIGTAPTIVCNASTGVSEIDGYNEERFQELVNIVVDLKLDIKDEEMVFTILEEKAENNILRSSIGDIWNALTETEKKLLIKYPFDALKVNTAKNIATTQTEIKFGYSGLGDRSDAFRHGIWNAEMTILIGENKAELFATAHEDINTEGYESDGFLKTEHRNMDLHNNGIGREIGKNSGSITENELADIIYGNIYSNTSRFIWLHE, from the coding sequence ATGAGAAAAATAAAAAGAATAGCTATTATGTTATGTAGTGTTATGTTAATAGGCACTGCACCGACGATTGTGTGTAATGCTAGCACGGGTGTATCAGAAATAGACGGATATAATGAGGAACGTTTTCAGGAGTTAGTAAATATAGTAGTTGATTTGAAGTTAGATATCAAAGATGAGGAAATGGTATTTACTATATTAGAAGAAAAAGCAGAAAATAATATTCTTCGTAGTAGTATAGGAGATATATGGAATGCACTTACCGAAACAGAAAAAAAACTTTTAATTAAGTATCCATTTGATGCATTAAAAGTAAATACAGCTAAAAATATTGCCACAACACAGACTGAGATTAAATTTGGATACAGTGGATTAGGTGATAGAAGCGATGCATTTAGACATGGTATATGGAATGCAGAAATGACTATTTTGATAGGTGAAAATAAAGCAGAACTATTTGCCACGGCACATGAAGATATTAATACAGAAGGATATGAGTCAGATGGATTTTTAAAAACAGAGCACAGAAATATGGATTTACACAATAATGGTATTGGGCGTGAGATTGGTAAAAACAGTGGAAGTATAACGGAGAATGAATTAGCTGATATAATATATGGTAACATATATTCAAACACATCGAGATTTATTTGGTTACATGAATAA